The following DNA comes from Thermococcus piezophilus.
AGGTGCAGGATGTTGTGGCCGTTCACGAGGATCATTCCGTCTATGGCCTTTCCTGCCTCCTTGGCGTGGGGACTCTCAAGGAGCTGCTTCTTTATCTCCGGATTGTAGTGCTCGGCCAGATAATCGATAAGCTCACCTACCGTTCTGGAACTGTTCAACTCTATCTCCTTCCTCCCTATCAGCTCCCGGAACGTGGCGTAAAATCGCACCTTCATTGAGCCCCACCTAAAAAAGGTTGGAAGAAGGGACTAAAAAACTTTATTCGTGTTCTTTCCGTTTCTTTTCGCGGTTGTGTATGTAGTCGAGGAGCGGTCTCATCCTCTCCCAGACCTCGTTTATACTGCCGTGACCATCAACCCTAACGTAGATGCCCTGCCTCTTGTAGAACTTGATTATTGGCTCCATGTTCTTGACGTAGAGGTCGTAGCGTCTCCCGATTATGTCCGGCATATCGTCCTCCCTCTGGACGAGCTGAGAGCCACAGATGTCACATTTACCAGGAACCTTTGTGGATCGGTACTGAAGGTGATAAACGGCACCACACTTGGGACATATCCTCCTCCTGGAGATGCGCTCAACGCTCTCCTCCTTAGAGATGAAAATCTCCATCGCCACGTCTATCCTTATGCCGTGGTCGTAGAGGTAGTTCTCGAGCGCGAGAACCTGTTCTGCCGTTCTGGGGTAGCCGTCGATGATGAAGTTGTTCCTGTCGCGCCTTAAGCGAGAAATCACGAGGGTATTGACGACGATGTCCGGGATGAGCTCCCCCTTTGCGAGATACTTCTTCAGCTCCTTCCCGAGCTCGCTTCCCCTTTCAATCTCCGTCCGTATCATGTCCCCCGAGGAGATATACGTCAGCCCGTAGCGCTCCGTTATCGTCCTTGAGTGGGTTGATTTGCCGCTCCCAGGTGGCCCAAAGATGAGGATGTTCATTTTTCTCACCGTTAGTTATTTGTTTCTCAGTTGATAAAACAATTACGGTGGTGGTCATGAAACTGAGCACAGGCTTTGTTCGGGCATCCGGCTACGCCCACAAGGTGAGGCGCGTCCTCTTTGCAATAACACGCGGGAGGGTGGAGCCGGAAGAAGTTGTAAAGGCCGCGGCGGAGCTCAACCAGTACGTCTTTGAAAAGCTCCAGGAGATGGGGGTGGACAAGGGGGACGTCGTGAGGATAAGCGTCCCCTTCAGCATCGAGGATGGAAAGATAAAGTGGCACTATGAGGGACTCAAGATAGAGGTCTACAAGCGAGAGGATGAAGCAAAGCTCGCCGAAGCTATGGAAGAAATCGAGGAGCGCGAGAGAGACCTCGAAGAGCAGATAAAGGAGCTTGAAGAGCTCGCCCTTCAGCTCAGGGAGATGAGCGAGAAAATACTGGAGAAGCTGGAGGAGCTCAAGCAGGAGCATACCTCGCTCAGACTCAAGGCGGAGGAGTGAGGGAATCAAGGAAGATGTTGACGTAGGCCACGACATGGGAGGCGAGGTAGCTTTTCCTTCCGATGCTCACTTTTTCAGCTATGCCCTCAAGAAAGGTCTCGTCCTCAGGGGTTAACCCCTCGTGGTCGCCGAGGATGAAGGCAACATTCTGCGAAAAGTTCACTCTCCCGATGGGTCTGCCCTCCTCGTGTAGGTAGTAAAGGGTCGAGCTTTTCAGGGTTCTCCTCACGATGTCCTCAAAGGTCATGTTGCTGACGTATATTCCTGGGAGAACCTGGACTTCCTTGCTCGGCTCGCGGAGGGTCTCTCCTACCTTCAAAGCTTTGATTATCAGCTTCGCCGTGCTCAGCTCGTCGGGGTTGAGCGTTTTGGGCTTCATCTCCTGCCCCTCAAACCTTATCGCCTTCGGTGGGTTCGGCGGGCCGTAGAGGCTCAGCCAGACGCGGACGTTCTTCCTGAAGCTGTAGGAAAGCAGAAAAGCTGAGTTGAGAACCCTACAGAGCAAGTCAATCCTACCGCTCGTTCCAGGTAAGTCCCTGAGCTTGAAATCGGCCTTGGTGTGAGCCTTGTTAGCCTTGACTATGAACGTCCTCATGGGGGGGAGTTTGGAGGGGGACTTATAACCCTTGCCCGAAGAGATTCCGGAGCAGATTCATACTGCGGCATCCCTGGCCTTCTTACTTCATCGTCCGAAACTCTGGAAAATGGGGACGGTGAAGTGTTTGGAAGTCTTTAGTAACACTCGGTAACTATCAGACTTTTTGGTACTATCTTTACCTTATAATGTAACGAAATTTTTTCATAACATTGAGAATAGCACGATACG
Coding sequences within:
- a CDS encoding ubiquitin-like small modifier protein 1, with product MKVRFYATFRELIGRKEIELNSSRTVGELIDYLAEHYNPEIKKQLLESPHAKEAGKAIDGMILVNGHNILHLKGLDTELKDDDEVHIFPPAGGG
- a CDS encoding adenylate kinase, translating into MNILIFGPPGSGKSTHSRTITERYGLTYISSGDMIRTEIERGSELGKELKKYLAKGELIPDIVVNTLVISRLRRDRNNFIIDGYPRTAEQVLALENYLYDHGIRIDVAMEIFISKEESVERISRRRICPKCGAVYHLQYRSTKVPGKCDICGSQLVQREDDMPDIIGRRYDLYVKNMEPIIKFYKRQGIYVRVDGHGSINEVWERMRPLLDYIHNREKKRKEHE
- a CDS encoding single- stranded DNA-binding family protein, which encodes MKLSTGFVRASGYAHKVRRVLFAITRGRVEPEEVVKAAAELNQYVFEKLQEMGVDKGDVVRISVPFSIEDGKIKWHYEGLKIEVYKREDEAKLAEAMEEIEERERDLEEQIKELEELALQLREMSEKILEKLEELKQEHTSLRLKAEE
- the trmY gene encoding tRNA (pseudouridine(54)-N(1))-methyltransferase TrmY codes for the protein MRTFIVKANKAHTKADFKLRDLPGTSGRIDLLCRVLNSAFLLSYSFRKNVRVWLSLYGPPNPPKAIRFEGQEMKPKTLNPDELSTAKLIIKALKVGETLREPSKEVQVLPGIYVSNMTFEDIVRRTLKSSTLYYLHEEGRPIGRVNFSQNVAFILGDHEGLTPEDETFLEGIAEKVSIGRKSYLASHVVAYVNIFLDSLTPPP